The DNA segment GAGCGCGGCGGCGTTGCTGGCGTTATCTACGCCCGCGGCACCCGCGGTATCCGCGCCGCCAATCGAAGCTGCGTCCGACGCTGCCAGGGGCGGTGCGGACGGCGTGGCCGCTCGCGCCGCAATGGGCGCCACCGTTTGAGCGGCAGCGGGAGCACAGACGCTCAATGCGACAGCCATCATGCATGACATGCACGCTGCGAAAAATGGCAGCAGTTTCGACGCGCGAAGGGCCAGGCGCAAGCCCAGGCGGTGAAGGGAAAAGGAGATCGGCAACGTCGTAGAGGGTCAGCGGAACATGCCCGAAATTCTATCATCCCGCGGTTGAGCCCTTTGGCATTTATGGCAAAATGCCCCGCTCTAGCCACCTCGCCGCAGTATGCGCACCCGGCGCGCCACAGGCCCGAAGCGCCCACGCGCCTTGCAGCGCGCTACCGCACCCTGAAGCGCCCGGCAACACGCCAGAGCGTGCGCAACGGCGCGTTCAGCACGCGGCCATCGAGTCAGCAGGAACACCAAGAGCTTATGACGGAAAACGTAGCACTCAAGATCGTACAGCGCATTGCCACCGAACTGTCCGTCCAGCCGCGCCAGGTCGCGGCCGCGGTGCAACTTCTCGACGAAGGAGCAACTGTTCCGTTCATCGCCCGTTACCGCAAGGAAGTGACCGGGAATCTCGACGATACCCAACTGCGCAATCTCGAAGAGCGCCTGCTCTATCTGCGCGAGCTGGAAGACCGGCGCGCCGCGATCATCACGAGTATCGACGAACAGGGCAAGCTCACCGACGAGCTGCGTCATGCAATCGAAGGCGCCGACAGCAAGCAGGTGCTCGAAGACCTGTATCTGCCGTACAAGCCCAAACGCCGCACGCGCGCGCAGATTGCCCGCGAAGCCGGTCTGCAGCCGCTTGCCGACGCGCTCATCGCCAACCCTTTGCTCGACCCGCCAGCCGAAGCGGCCGCCTACGTGAACGCCGAAAAGGGCGTGGCCGACGTGAAGGCCGCGCTCGACGGCGCGCGCGACATCCTCTCCGAACAGTTCGGCGAGACGGCCGATCTGCTCGGCAAGCTGCGCGATTACCTGTTCAATCAGGGCGTGGTGTCGTCGAAAGTGGTTGAAGGCAAGGAAAACGCGGAAGAAGAAAAATTTCGCGATTACTACGACTATGCCGAGACCATCCGGACCGTGCCGTCGCATCGTGCGCTCGCGCTGTTTCGCGGTCGCAACGCGGGCGTGCTGATGATCAAGCTCGGTCTCGGCGAAGAACTCGACGCGCAGGTGCCGCATCCGGGCGAAGCGCTGATTGCGCGCCACTTTGGCATCGCCAACCAGAACCGCCCCGCCGACAAGTGGCTCTCCGACGTGTGCCGCTGGTGCTGGCGCGTGAAGGTGCAACCGCACATCGAGAACGAACTGCTGACCAATCTGCGCGACGAAGCCGAGCATGAAGCGATTCGCGTGTTTGCACGCAACCTGAAGGATCTGCTGCTCGCCGCGCCCGCCGGTCCGAAAGCCGTCATCGGCCTCGATCCGGGCATGCGAACCGGCGTGAAGGTCGCCGTGGTCGATCGGACCGGCAAAGTGCTCGCCACCGACGTGATTTACCCGCACGAGCCGCGCCGCGACTGGGACGGCTCGATTGCAAAGCTCGCGCGGCTGTGCACGCAAACGAAGGCGGAACTGATCAGCATCGGCAACGGCACGGCGTCGCGAGAAACGGACAAGCTCGCGAGTGAGCTGATCGCGCGTCATCCGGAATTCAAGCTGCAAAAGATCGTCGTGTCCGAAGCGGGCGCGTCGGTCTATTCGGCGTCCGAACTGGCGGCAAAGGAATTCCCCGACATGGACGTGTCGCTGCGCGGCGCGGTGTCGATTGCACGGCGCTTGCAGGACCCGCTCGCCGAACTCGTGAAGATCGAGCCGAAAGCGATCGGCGTCGGCCAGTATCAGCACGATGTGAACCAGCGCGAACTCGCGCGCTCGCTCGACGCGGTGGTCGAAGATTGCGTGAACGCGGTCGGCGTGGACGCGAACACGGCGTCGGTCGCACTGCTCGCGCGCGTGTCCGGTCTGAACGCCACCTTGGCTCGCAATATCGTCGACTATCGCGACGCGCACGGTCCGTTTCCGTCGCGAGAGCATCTGCGCAAGGTGCCGCGGCTCGGCGACAAAACCTTCGAGCAGGCCGCCGGCTTCCTGCGCATCAACAACGGCGAGAATCCGCTGGACCGCTCGTCCGTTCACCCGGAAGCGTATCCGGTCGTCGAACGCATGCTGGCGAAAATCAGCAAGCATGTCGGCGAAGTGCTGGGCAATCGCGATGCGTTGCGCGGGTTGTCACCCGCTGAATTCGTCGACGATCGTTTCGGTCTGCCGACGGTGCGCGACATCCTGCTCGAACTCGAAAAACCGGGGCGTGACCCGCGGCCCGAGTTCAAGACCGCGACGTTCCGTGAAGGCGTCGAGAAGGTCAGCGACCTGACGCCAGGCATGGTGCTCGAAGGCGTCGTGACGAACGTCGCGGCGTTTGGTGCGTTCATCGACGTCGGCGTGCATCAGGATGGTCTCGTGCATGTGTCGGCGATGTCGAACAAGTTCATCAAGGACCCGCACGAGGTCGTCAAGGCCGGGCAGATCGTCAAGGTGAAGGTGCTGGAAGTCGACGTGAAGCGTCAGCGCATTGCGCTTACGATGCGAATGGACGACGAGGTCGGCGCGACGGCATCGGCGCGTAGTAGTGGTGGCGCGCAGCACGATCGTGGCGGCGCTGGCGGCCGCTCGGGTGGCGGCGCCGGCCGCGGCGCGCCGCAGCGCTCGCGCGAGCCGGAAGCGGGTGGCGCGATGGCCGCCGCGTTTGCCAAACTGAAGCAGAAGTAAGGAGCGCGGTCAGCGTGTGAGTCGATCATGCGCGGATTCCACGCCGTGAAGTTCGCACGCGCAACGCGCCGTTAAACAGAAAGCCCACGCAAGATTGCGTGGGCTTTTCATTTCACCTTTGCTGCAGCGCCGGATCTAGATCTCGATCTTGGTGCCTAGCTCGACCACCCGGTTGGCCGGAATACTGAAAAAGTCGGTTGGCTTCGCGGCGTTCTGATGCATCCACGCGAAGACGCGCTCGCGCCATACCGACATGCCTGGCAACTGTGTCGGCACCACCGTCTCGCGCGCAAGGAAGAAGGACGTGTCCATCAACTCGAACGTCATGTCATGGGTGCGGCCCACTTCCAGCAACACCGCCTTCACGTCCGGCGTTTCGTTAAAA comes from the Paraburkholderia sp. PREW-6R genome and includes:
- a CDS encoding Tex family protein, which encodes MTENVALKIVQRIATELSVQPRQVAAAVQLLDEGATVPFIARYRKEVTGNLDDTQLRNLEERLLYLRELEDRRAAIITSIDEQGKLTDELRHAIEGADSKQVLEDLYLPYKPKRRTRAQIAREAGLQPLADALIANPLLDPPAEAAAYVNAEKGVADVKAALDGARDILSEQFGETADLLGKLRDYLFNQGVVSSKVVEGKENAEEEKFRDYYDYAETIRTVPSHRALALFRGRNAGVLMIKLGLGEELDAQVPHPGEALIARHFGIANQNRPADKWLSDVCRWCWRVKVQPHIENELLTNLRDEAEHEAIRVFARNLKDLLLAAPAGPKAVIGLDPGMRTGVKVAVVDRTGKVLATDVIYPHEPRRDWDGSIAKLARLCTQTKAELISIGNGTASRETDKLASELIARHPEFKLQKIVVSEAGASVYSASELAAKEFPDMDVSLRGAVSIARRLQDPLAELVKIEPKAIGVGQYQHDVNQRELARSLDAVVEDCVNAVGVDANTASVALLARVSGLNATLARNIVDYRDAHGPFPSREHLRKVPRLGDKTFEQAAGFLRINNGENPLDRSSVHPEAYPVVERMLAKISKHVGEVLGNRDALRGLSPAEFVDDRFGLPTVRDILLELEKPGRDPRPEFKTATFREGVEKVSDLTPGMVLEGVVTNVAAFGAFIDVGVHQDGLVHVSAMSNKFIKDPHEVVKAGQIVKVKVLEVDVKRQRIALTMRMDDEVGATASARSSGGAQHDRGGAGGRSGGGAGRGAPQRSREPEAGGAMAAAFAKLKQK